The sequence TGATATAAATCATAGAtataaacataagagctaaagTTGCCAGCCTTCTAAAACAGTGCTACGCAATAGGCTATAATATGAGTCACAAATGTGAGCCACATCGGTAATCTTTAATTTTCtggtagccacattttaaaaagtaaaaagtaatcaatgaaattatttttaacaatgttttatttaacccaatacatccaaaatataattttagcatGGAATCAGTATAAAAGATTATTggcatatttaacatttttttctcatacttAGTCTTTCTTGAAATTATTCCTTAGAGCCTCCAGGGCTTAGAAATTCCTTAATTTTACATCCTGCCATGTCAAGATTTCTTCCAGTTCCGGGGATTCTAGGATTTGCAGAAGACATCAGTACCACTTACATTTCCAACTCTGGGTCCCGGAAAGAAAGAGTACAGAGACACAGTCGAGGCTggcacccaccttagcctcctcctctcccagcctTCCTCCACACACCAGGCAACTCACCCTGCCGGCAAGCTCGGGGTTTCATGAAGTGCCAGGCACTGGTGGGAAGTGGTCAGGAGATAACACAAACCCTGATCTCCGCAaccagcctcaggaagtccttcTGAAACCTACCCAGCCCCATTCCTGCCGCAGCCTGGGTGCTTTCCCCGGCGGAGCCACACGTCTGCAGAGGGTGATTCTAGAACACCCTTCCTCCCAATAACCCAGGGCTTCCTCCTTCATCTGCTTCAGGACTCAGCTCGCATGGCACCTCTCGGGAAATCTCACTCTCATGATAATAACTTCAAATTGCACCTGGCTCCTTTCATCTTCCGTGCCTTGCTTTTCTCTTAATCATCCTTTATTTTCGGACACCCCTGTAGTTGACTTCAGTGACTTTTTATTGGCCACGTCTTTCAACCGAAGGTAAATTCCTTGAGAGCCATGATTTGTGCCTGTTTGGATTTGACCCAAGCGCCTAGAATAGCGCCTGACGAAAAGTAGATGCTCAACCAACAGTTAGGGGCTGAATAAATCTAGAGACCAGAACCTCTTAAAGTTGAGTCTGGGGCTGACAGGTCGGTATTTTCCCAATATATGATTTTTGAGGTCCACAGGGGAGCGGTGGGGAGAGGCTTACCCAGGGTGGTGAGCGCAGCCTCAGTGGCAGAAATCCCCGTGCGCCCCCTCCTGCCGCAGAGGAAGACAGACCCCTACGGAGCCTCCAGGGCGCAGTCTCCAGGGCGGAGTCCCGGGGCGCTTCGGGCAGGGAGTCTGGGCCAAAGCGCCAAAATCCGCCGCTGTCGCTCAGCTGCAGCACGTTTCGCGCTGGGGAGCCTCTCCTGGTGGGCGACCGTCATGGACAATCGACAAGACCAGAAATTAGATTTGAGTCCAGAATCAAGGACCTTTAAGCAGGGATTGGAGATGGCAGGGGGCCAGGATTAAGGGATATAGACAGCAGGTCCTGTCTGCTTAGGTTGCAAATGGGAAGAAGAGGCCGGATGCCAGGGTCCTGGACTCTCAGGGTTCGGGTGGGGCCAGAATCCTGGACTCTCAAGGCTGGGGAGGGGCCGCCCTCCAGGATCCAATAGGGTATAGGTTCAGATGCCTGGGTCCTGGAGGTCCGGGTAGTGGCGGAGGAACCGCCCTCGGGTTCCCGATGGATTGGGGACAAATGCTCAGCCCAGTCTGATTCCAGAAATCCTTGTAACCCAATATAGTCTCCAGCTCCGATGCCATGTCCTTCCCGGGTCCCAACGTGCTGGGGCTGGAGACTCATCTAGGGGATTCCGGGGAGGAGGGATCTTCCTCTCTGGAAGCAGCAGAACAAATTTCAGGGACTCAGGAGTCCAAGGCCTCATTCCAAAAACACTGAGAGGCTGCGTACTGGGAGCACAGTATGTCTGTGGGGTCCACCCAGACCTGGGAACCAGGTCTTAGGGCCTGCAGACCTCCCTCTGCCTTGAGGTCAGAGTCCACTGCCACTAACTGGGAGGAAACACCTGTCGCGGGACGGGGTCGCCCGCATGTGCACAGAGCCCTGTTCTGCCGAGATCCGAAGGGGAACCTGGGGAGGTCCCAGATGGGGAAGGGACAGGAGAGCTGGGTGTCTCTCCTCAGTCCTTCGGCCACACGGGGCCGCTGCCGCTCTACGCTTGGGTTCTGATGAGCTGCTCTGGAGAGGACGGGGCGGTGGTCTGAGTAAGACACAGATTGTTGATCCAGAAAGGATGTATCAATGAGGTGGGGCTGGGGTTGTCCAGGGGGTGGAAAGGCCTTCTGAGAAGCCCTGGACTGCGCGGGGTTCCGGCTCTGCGGAACAGAGGAGGGCTCTGGAGCTGCCTGTCTCTGAGGTTTCCAACTCCTCCTTGCAAACCCTCCCTCCAGCCTTTTCATGGCAACACTCCAGGAAAATGGAAAgttgatcatttttttcttccactcctTAATCCTTTCCTGACTGCTacttttagataattttattttagaagagttttaaatttacataaaagtTGCAATGGTAGTACAGAGTTGCCATCCGCTCCACAGTCAGTTTCCCCTGATGTTAACATCTCTCATTACTATGGTCCATTTGTCACAGCTAATGAAGCCATTTTCATACCTTATTATTACTAAACTGCAGACTTTATTTGGAGTTCATTAGCGTTCCCCTAATGTCCTTTCTGTGTTTCAGGATTCCATGGAGAATATCACACTACATTTAGTCTCTGTCGTGCCTCCACGGCATCCTCTGGTCTGTGACAATTCCTGAGATTTTCCTAATTTTTGATGCCTTTCACAATATCGGGAAGTACTGACCAGATATATTGTAAAATATCCCTCAAACTGAATTTAGTTGGGGTGTAGATCATGGTTAGACTATGGTTATGGATGTTTAGATGAGGTGAAGTGCTGTTCTCCAAACACATTATCAAGATTATATCAATTTGATGTACCACTGTTGATGTTGAAGTTGACCATCCATATTTTTACTTCCTGTAGCTGCCACAAAAATGCCCTCAAAGTTGGCAACttacaacaacagaaaattattctttcacagttctggaggcccagGGCATTGGTCAGCGTTCTTTGGCTTGTAGCCCCAttgctccagtctctgcctccttcttcacattgccttctcctcttctgACTCTCTCTTCTGTGTACCTGTTAGGAAGACACTtttcattggatttagggcccacctagGTCATCCAGGAGGATCTCCTCATTTCAATATCCTCagcttaattacatctgcaaagaccctttttttcCAAACAACTTGAAATTCACAGCTTCTGGGGACTAGGACAGAAACATATCTTTGTGGGGACaaccattcaacccactacatctggctaagcTAATATTTCCCAGAGTGGCAATCCACCAGTGCACCCCAGGTTACAATCCTCATTCTAATTCCCAAATAAACTCAACATATTTGGAcatttctttaatgtctttttttttttaggttgaaAAATCTGGTATCAGAAGTGATCCTGAAGAAAGATTACCTTTGGAAGAGACTTATGCTGAGTTCATTGCTTGATTTCTTGCCTCTGTTTCTGAACATCTTTTGAGAGCAAAATTTACTTTCTAAAAAGATGGGTATGTGTCGACCCTTTAAAAGCTGTTTGGGCTATTGTCGCCATTCAATGAGAAACTTCAGTCTCCCCAAAGAGAAATTATCTGTTGTCAGGATAAACTGGtacatgaataaacaaaattgCCATTAGGGGTCGCACCAGTCTCAAGAAAAATCTGGAGAAAATGGTCACAGGATGGACAATTAGATCACAGGCTGCCcactaagtaaaaacaaaaatcctataCTAGGCacactattaaaaaacaaatcgcTCCAGCCTCTACCATTTCCTCACAGGGATtatggaatttttcttttgctgtcgAGAAATTAATAAGAGGCAGAACAGGATGCCAAAATTCCAAAGCATCCAATATAGGCCGTCTTCTGGGACTCCTGTCAGCTATATGGTCAAAATTTATggtcggtggctcatgcctataatcccagcaccttgggagaccaaggtggaaggatcacttgagctcatgagtttgaaaccatcctgggcaacatagcaagagctcatctctatttttaaaaattaaaataaataaggaaagaaaaaaaaattaaggtccTCTCCTGTGTACGTTTTGAAATCAATGGGTAGAGTACGCCAAAGTTAATTTGGATCTTCAATGGCCATCCTTGGGGCCTTTTGAGTTCCCCAAACTTGTCTTCCTTAAAACAAAACTAGAAGACCATGGTCCTAAAATTAAACAATGTGAATGGGAGGCTTAGTTTACTTGGTACTTCAAAGTTTCATAATGCATTCGGGATTCAAACATTGCCTCCCTCTAAGATTCTATCACAAAATTAACTGAGACCAGCAAACAGTTAAGGAAGGACAACAAGGCTTTAGGGCCCCAGATTCTTTCCTCTCCAGAGGAGAGATTTcctgttctctttcctctgttcttCTGTATCCACCTTTGGCTGAATTACCTTTCCCTCCAATTCCTCAGCTTCCACTACCCTTGAACCTGGACTGTTAAAACTTATCCCCTTAATGGCCGGGCAccatagctcacgcctgtaatcccagcactttgggaggctgaggcaggcagatcacgaggtcaggagatcgagaccatcctggctaacacgatgaaaccccgtctttactaaaaatacaaaaaattagccgggcgtggtggcaggtgcctgtggtcccagctactcaggaggctgaggcaggagaatggcgtcaaccaggaggtggaggtggcagtgagccgagatcacgccactgcactccagcctgggtgacagagcgagactccgtctcaaaaaaaaaaaaaaagaaaagaaaagaaaagaaaaaagaagaagatactTGAACAAGCATATTGATAGCAGCACAATTGGtgattgcaaaaatatggaaccagcccaaatgcccatcaatcaatgaatggataaagaaaatgtaattttatatatatctatatctatatatatctatatctatatatagatatatagatatataatggaatactacacagtcataaaaagaaaggaaataatggcattcaaagcaacctggatggagctggagaccattattctgagTGAATTAACTccggaatggaaaaccaagcattgtatgttctcacttataaatgggagctaagctatgagaacacaaaggcttaagaatgatacaatggactttgggaactggcgggggaagggtgggagggagctgAGGGATACAAGACTACACATTGTGTACAGTGTACACTAATCAGGTGCTGGATGCGCCAAAATCTtggaaatcaccactaaagaacttatccatgtaaacaaacaccacctgttcccccaaaactattgaaatttaaaaatgttttaaataaataaaatttaaaaggattaaaaatggattatttgctttcaaaaaaaaagaaatcaccacTTGCACAGTTTTTATGTAATGTGAAATATGAATATCCACAATTACAtgaaaagctgttaaaaataatcCTCCCAgtccgggcatggtagctcacacatgttgttccagctactgggaaggctgaggtgagagaatcccttgagcccaggagttctaggctgcagtgagctattatggtgccactgcactccagcctgggtgacagagcgagaccctgtctctaaacaacagcaataataatccTTCCTTCCTGAGTCAGACGGGCATGGAGACGCTTCTGGAAGGAACACCGCAATGGCTGCGCAGGGACAGCCCCAGGTCCAGTTCAAACTTGTATTGGTTGGTGATGGTGGTACTGGAAAAACGACTTTCGTGAAACATCATTTGACTGGTGAATTTGAGAAGAAGTATGTAGCCACCTTGGGTGTTGAGGTTCATCCCCTAGTGTTCCATACCAACAGAGGACCTGTTAAGTTCAATGTATGGGACACAGCCGGCCTGGAGAAATTCAGTGGACTGAGAGATGGCTATTATATCCAAGCCCAGAGTACCATCATAGTGTTTGATGTAACATCGAGAGTTACTTACAAGAATGTGCCTAACTGGCATAGAGATCTGGTATGAGTGTGTGAAAACACCCCCACTGTGTTGAGTGGCAACAAAGTGGATATTAAGGACAGGAAAGTGAAGGCGAAATCCATTGTCTTCCACCGAAAGAAGAATCTTCAGTACTACGACATTTCTGCCAAAAGTAACTATAACTTTGAAAAGCCCTTCCTCTGGCTTGCTAGGAAGCTCATTGGAGACCCTAACTTGGAATTTGTTGCCATGCCTGCTCTCGCCCCACCAGAAGTTGTCATGGACCCAGCTTTGGCAGCACAGTATGAGCACGACTTAGAGGTTGCTCAGACAACTGCTCTCCCGGACGAGGATGATGACCTGTGAGAATGAAGCTGGAGCCCAGCGTCAGAAGTCTAGTTTTATAGGCAGCTGTCCTGTGATGTCAGTTGTGCAGCGTGTGTGCCACCTCATTATTATCTAGCTAAGCGGAACATGTGCTTCATCTGTGGGATGCTGAAGGAGATGAGTGGGCTTCGCAGTGAATGTGGCAGTTCAAAAAATACCTTCATTGTTTGGACCTGCATATTTAGCTGTTTTGGAACACAGTTGATTCCTTGAGTTTCAAATATAGACTGCTACAGTCACATCACAATATTCAGCGGTGAAATCTTGTTTGTTACTGTCATTCCCATTCCTTTTCGTTTAGAATCAGAATAAAGTTGTATTTCaaatatctaaaaacaaaaaatccttccTTTTTCAACTCAATATTTGTGTAAGGCTAGATTTTTTAACATATACACTTCAATCAAAGTAAGAAAATGGCtgggatgcagctggaggccataatcctaagtgaattaatgcaggaacagaaaaccaaatactgcatcttctcacttataattgggagctaaacactgagcacacatAGACATAAACATGTGTATAACAGACACTGTAGACGACTAGAGTGGAGAGGGTGGGGacgtgggttgaaaaactacctgtgggtactatgttcactacctgagtgacaggatccataccccaaacctcagcatcagacaacatacccatgtaacaaaccggCACATGTAACCcctgtatctatttttttctggttttttttttttttttttttgagacaatttcactcttgttgctcaggctggagcgcaatggcgtgatctcggctcatcgcaacctctgcctcccgggttcaagcgattctcctgcctcagcctcctgagtaggtgggattacaggtatgcgccaccacctccagctaattttgtatttttagtagacatggggtttctccatattgataaggctggtctcgaactcccgactgggattacaggcgtgagccaccgcgcctggccaccccctgtatctaaaataaaagttaaaaatttaaaaataagtacataagAGAATGTATGCTATGAGCCAAGAATGATGCTTGCAAAATTTTGCAAGAACAAcacttatgaaaatgaaaaataatcactCTTCTTGTTACCAAAAATCTTGGTAGCTGCAGAAGGTGGGATCTTTCCTCACTGGGAGTCGCAGAGCCAATACATGAAACCAAAAGTGAGCCTTAAGCAGAGCAAGCTTTATTTCCTGCACAGGACTTGTAAAGAGGAGAGCAGCTCTGCCAAGTCAACTTCTCCACTAGTGAGGCGGCTAGTGAGGGGTGAGGGGGCTAAAATGTAGGATTGCTCTAATGAAGGGGTTGGGCATTAAAAGTGAGGGGGAGGAATATTCATATGTTTTATGGGAACAGGCAGTGAACTTCTCCAAACTGGTAATACCGCTTTCCTTTTGGTCCTTTTAGGACTTCTTCTACTCATCGTCATGGAGATCGTCAACTGTCATGGCATGGATGGGAGCGCAATTTAGcctggaaacgggattacaatgAAGCGTGAGGTCTTTTTGAAGTCATTTGGCCGGCTCTCTTGGTTGTAACGAGTCTCAGCTGGTTTGACTACAAAGGCAACTTCTTGAAGCAgatcctgtttttttgtttttgtttttgttttttgtttcttgttttttccccctagacatctcactctgtcgcccaggctggagtgcagtggtgtgatctcggctcactgcaaccaccacctctcgggttcaagcaattctcctatctcagcctccagagttgctggaattacaggcgcgcaccaccacacccggctaatttttgtattgttagtagagacagggtttcatcatgttggccaggttagtcttgaactcctgacctcgtgatctgcctgcctcggcctaccaaaatgctgcgattacaggcgtgagccaccgttcccggcctaTACgttgtttattttggaaaaattaaaaattaagttttttttcatTAAAGATATGTTATTTccgatcaagagatcaagaccatcctggccaacatggtgaaaccccgtctctactaaaaacacaaaaattagctgggtgtggtggcacacgcctgtagttccagttactggggaggctgaggcaggagaatcgcttgaacccgggagaaggaggttgcagtgagccgagatcatgccactgcactccagcctggggacagagcaagactctgactcaaaaaaaaaaaaaagttgtttctatTAACATGTAATGGGTTATTAATATTctcttaaatgaattaatatttttaatattttgttttaatatcttttaatttatatatgataaaaattGATACAATCcacagaaacaaaatttatttgggtcctcactaatttcttttttcttgttgcccaggctggagggcaatggcacgatcttggctcaccgcaacctcctcctcctgggttcaagtgattctcctgcctcagcctcccaagtagccaggattacagccatgcgccaccacgccggctaattttttggacttttagtagagacagggtttctccatattggtcgggctggtctcgaactcccaacctcaggtgatcagcccgccttggcctcccaaagtgctgagattacaggcgtgagccaccgcgcccagccaggactaATTTCTAAGAGTGTGCAGAGATACCGAAACCTAAAAGTTTAAGAACTGCTGATTGCTGGGAAACTCTGCAGTTTCCCGTTCCTCTCGTAACCTGGTCATGTGTCCTTCTTCCTGGATACTCATGACGCAGACTCAGTTCTCATTCCCAATGGGTGTCGGGTTTCTAGAGAAGCCAATCAGCGTCGCCACGACTCCCGACTATAAAGTCCCCATCCGGACTCAAGAAGTTCTCAGGACTCAGAGGCTGGGATCATGGTAGATGGAACCCTCCTTTTACTCCTCTCGGAGGCCCTGGCCCTTACCCAGACCTGGGCGGGTGAGTGCGGGGTCGGGATGGAAACGGCCTCTACCGGGAGTAGAGAGGGGCCGGCCCGGCGGGGGCGAAGGACTCGGGGAGCCGCGCCGGGAGGAGGGTCGGGCCGATCTCAGCCCCTCCTCGCCCCCAGGCTCCCACTCCTTGAAGTATTTCCACACTTCCGTGTCCCGGCCCGGCCGCGGGGAGCCCCGCTTCATCTCTGTGGGCTACGTGGACGACACCCAGTTCGTGCGCTTCGACAACGACGCCGCGAGTCCGAGGATGGTGCCGCGGGCGCCGTGGATGGAGCAGGAGGGGTCAGAGTATTGGGACCGGGAGACACGGAGCGCCAGGGACACCGCACAGATTTTCCGAGTGAATCTGCGGACGCTGCGCGGCTACTACAATCAGAGCGAGGCCGGTGAGTGACCCCGGCCAGGGGAGCAGGTCAcgacccctccccatcccccacggACGGCGCGGGTCCCCTCGAATCTTCGGGTCCCAGATTCACCCCAAGGCTGCGGAACCCGCCCAGACCCTAGACCGGGGAGAGTCTCAGGCGCCTTTACCCGGTTCTTTTTCAGTTTAGGCCAAAATGCCCACAGGGTGGTGGCGACGGGGGCGGGGCTTGGTGGGCGGGACTGACTAAGGGGCGGGGCCAGGGTCTCACACCCTGCAGTGGATGCATGGCTGCGAGCTGGGGCCCGACGGGCGCTTCCTCCGCGGGTATGAACAGTTCGCCTACGACGGCAAGGATTATCTCACCCTGAATGAGGACCTGCGCTCCTGGACCGCGGTGGACACGGCGGCTCAGATCTCCGAGCAAAAGTCAAATGATGCCTCTGAGGCGGAGCACCAGAGAGCCTACCTGGAAGACACATGCGTGGAGTGGCTCCACAAATAcctggagaaggggaaggagacgCTGCTTCACCTGGGTAAGAGGGTCCACAGGGCTACTCTCCCATCTCCTTCTTGGGCTAGGACTGTGCCCACAGCTGACAGACCTCAAACAGTAGAAGAAACAGGGATGGAGGCCAGAATACCACTCCTCCCTTGGATCAGGAGAGGGAGCTGTCACCTGAGGTACAGGAGATCCTATACCACAGAGTGACTCTCTTAAAGGGCCAGACCTCTCTCAGGGGCAATTAAGGAATCTAGTCTCGCTGGAGATTCCATCCTTCAGATGAACTGATGAGCAGTTCTCTTTGACTCCCAGTATTAGGAATCACGGGGGAGTTTCTCTCGTGCCTGATT is a genomic window of Homo sapiens chromosome 6 genomic scaffold, GRCh38.p14 alternate locus group ALT_REF_LOCI_4 HSCHR6_MHC_MANN_CTG1 containing:
- the HLA-E gene encoding HLA class I histocompatibility antigen, alpha chain E precursor, which gives rise to MVDGTLLLLLSEALALTQTWAGSHSLKYFHTSVSRPGRGEPRFISVGYVDDTQFVRFDNDAASPRMVPRAPWMEQEGSEYWDRETRSARDTAQIFRVNLRTLRGYYNQSEAGSHTLQWMHGCELGPDGRFLRGYEQFAYDGKDYLTLNEDLRSWTAVDTAAQISEQKSNDASEAEHQRAYLEDTCVEWLHKYLEKGKETLLHLEPPKTHVTHHPISDHEATLRCWALGFYPAEITLTWQQDGEGHTQDTELVETRPAGDGTFQKWAAVVVPSGEEQRYTCHVQHEGLPEPVTLRWKPASQPTIPIVGIIAGLVLLGSVVSGAVVAAVIWRKKSSGGKGGSYSKAEWSDSAQGSESHSL
- the HLA-E gene encoding HLA class I histocompatibility antigen, alpha chain E isoform X1; amino-acid sequence: MEPSFYSSRRPWPLPRPGRVSAGSGWKRPLPGVERGRPGGGEGLGEPRREEGRADLSPSSPPGSHSLKYFHTSVSRPGRGEPRFISVGYVDDTQFVRFDNDAASPRMVPRAPWMEQEGSEYWDRETRSARDTAQIFRVNLRTLRGYYNQSEAGSHTLQWMHGCELGPDGRFLRGYEQFAYDGKDYLTLNEDLRSWTAVDTAAQISEQKSNDASEAEHQRAYLEDTCVEWLHKYLEKGKETLLHLEPPKTHVTHHPISDHEATLRCWALGFYPAEITLTWQQDGEGHTQDTELVETRPAGDGTFQKWAAVVVPSGEEQRYTCHVQHEGLPEPVTLRWKPASQPTIPIVGIIAGLVLLGSVVSGAVVAAVIWRKKSSGGKGGSYSKAEWSDSAQGSESHSL